In the Kitasatospora terrestris genome, one interval contains:
- the tmpA gene encoding 2-trimethylaminoethylphosphonate dioxygenase — protein MGPSPYWLRDNCPCAECRDPHSGQKLFRVGDLPDGLAVVESTEDADGLRVVWSDGHRSVYPADFLGAEGVEDGRTEQGKRLWVAADFARGLPEAEWSAYLASAEERIAVLAAIRRSGFALLRGVPAVEGRVLDVARSFGYVRETNYGELFDVRVEPDPTNLAFTSTAIAPHTDNPYRDPVPTVQLLHCLRSEAVGGDSGLVDGFRAAALLREESPEDFAVLTRTPVPFVYRDRRTELRAERPLIDVDGRGRIREVRFNDRSIATLRGLTDGELDAFYAAYRRFAAITLRPELQLTFRLAPGDCLVLDNTRLLHARTAFEQEGRRHLQGCYADLDSLASQLAVLERRTAALDALERLFEGEGAGEYLGEAVTLAQHMLQAGALARAAGAPDHLVAAALLHDVGHFHGSGLKLMRGEDNRHGRTGADWLARWFGPDVTEPVRLHVAAKRYLCATEPGYRERLSEASEFTLQVQGGPMTGAEAERFAALPGVQDAVAVRRWDEQAKDPALPTPSFAGFRPLLARLMG, from the coding sequence CCGAGGACGCGGACGGGCTGCGGGTGGTCTGGTCGGACGGGCACCGCTCGGTGTACCCGGCGGACTTCCTCGGCGCCGAGGGCGTCGAGGACGGGCGGACCGAGCAGGGCAAGCGGCTGTGGGTCGCCGCCGACTTCGCCCGCGGACTGCCGGAGGCCGAGTGGTCCGCCTACCTGGCCTCCGCCGAGGAGCGGATCGCGGTGCTGGCCGCGATCCGGCGGTCCGGGTTCGCGCTGCTGCGCGGCGTACCCGCGGTCGAGGGCCGGGTGCTCGACGTCGCCCGCAGCTTCGGGTACGTCCGGGAGACCAACTACGGCGAGCTCTTCGACGTCCGGGTCGAACCCGACCCCACCAACCTCGCCTTCACCTCGACCGCGATCGCCCCGCACACCGACAACCCGTACCGCGACCCGGTGCCGACCGTGCAACTGCTGCACTGCCTGCGCAGCGAGGCCGTCGGCGGCGACTCCGGGCTGGTGGACGGCTTCCGGGCGGCGGCGCTGCTCCGCGAGGAGTCGCCGGAGGACTTCGCCGTGCTGACCCGCACCCCCGTGCCGTTCGTCTACCGCGACCGACGGACCGAACTGCGCGCCGAGCGGCCGCTGATCGACGTGGACGGGCGCGGCCGGATCCGCGAGGTGCGGTTCAACGACCGCTCGATCGCCACCCTGCGCGGGCTCACCGACGGCGAGCTGGACGCCTTCTACGCCGCGTACCGGCGGTTCGCCGCGATCACCCTGCGCCCCGAGCTGCAGCTCACCTTCCGGCTCGCCCCCGGCGACTGCCTGGTCCTCGACAACACCCGGCTGCTGCACGCCCGCACCGCCTTCGAGCAGGAGGGCCGCCGGCACCTCCAGGGCTGCTACGCCGACCTGGACTCGCTCGCCTCGCAGCTCGCCGTGCTGGAGCGGCGGACCGCCGCGCTGGACGCCCTTGAGCGGCTGTTCGAGGGCGAGGGCGCCGGCGAGTACCTCGGCGAGGCCGTCACCCTGGCGCAGCACATGCTCCAGGCGGGCGCCCTGGCCCGGGCCGCGGGCGCGCCCGACCACCTGGTCGCCGCCGCGCTGCTGCACGACGTCGGGCACTTCCACGGGTCCGGCCTGAAGCTGATGCGGGGCGAGGACAACCGGCACGGCCGCACCGGCGCCGACTGGCTCGCCCGGTGGTTCGGCCCCGACGTCACCGAGCCGGTCCGGCTGCACGTCGCCGCCAAGCGCTACCTCTGCGCGACGGAGCCCGGCTACCGCGAACGCCTCTCCGAGGCCTCCGAGTTCACCCTCCAGGTGCAGGGCGGCCCGATGACCGGCGCCGAGGCGGAGCGGTTCGCCGCCCTCCCCGGCGTGCAGGACGCCGTCGCCGTCCGCCGCTGGGACGAACAGGCGAAGGACCCCGCGCTGCCCACGCCGTCCTTCGCCGGCTTCCGCCCGCTCCTGGCCCGGCTGATGGGGTGA